One part of the Ornithodoros turicata isolate Travis chromosome 2, ASM3712646v1, whole genome shotgun sequence genome encodes these proteins:
- the LOC135384582 gene encoding uncharacterized protein LOC135384582 produces the protein MEIYTGGSVASDESSSAFYIPEEAYERGFKLLPALSSTEAEAFAILSVLRYISSSTPRMWTILSDSKSALEALASYSPKVINDIYTEILCLHATLSSLGHSVWFQWIPGHVGISGNALADSAVTCARAAGSVTSVLLTLCECRLAIHRYCRNSSQAFSQDDARTNPFLRSIDATMTHTLVGRYPREEEPLLHRLRLNVARTPLLLFKMGHLSSPNCPTCHVEEDIPHLLLHCTRYRQHRLLLRSRITRLKISDFSLATLLGPTQYSQVTKALGQFLRICGLLGEL, from the coding sequence ATGGAGATTTACACTGGCGGCTCGGTGGCATCCGATGAATCATCATCTGCATTTTACATTCCTGAGGAGGCATACGAGCGCGGTTTCAAGCTGCTGCCCGCGCTGTCATCAACCGAAGCAGAAGCCTTTGCTATCTTATCTGTTCTGCGGTACATTTCTTCGTCGACACCAAGAATGTGGACTATTCTTTCGGATAGTAAGTCAGCCTTGGAGGCCCTGGCATCGTATTCGCCCAAAGTTATCAACGACATCTACACGGAGATCCTTTGCCTGCACGCCACACTGTCGTCTCTAGGTCACAGTGTGTGGTTCCAGTGGATTCCGGGTCACGTTGGTATCTCGGGGAATGCCCTCGCCGATTCTGCGGTCACGTGTGCTCGTGCAGCTGGGTCTGTCACTTCTGTCCTACTTACCCTGTGTGAATGCCGGCTAGCCATTCACCGCTACTGCAGAAATAGCTCTCAGGCCTTTTCTCAAGACGATGCCAGGACGAACCCTTTTCTGCGCTCGATTGACGCTACGATGACCCACACACTGGTAGGCCGCTACCCCAGGGAGGAAGAGCCCTTGCTCCACAGGCTTCGACTGAATGTGGCGCGGACAccactgctcctctttaagatgggccacctttcgtcacccaactgccccacctgtcatgttgaagaAGACATCCCGCACTTGTTGCTCCACTGCACCCGTTAccgccaacatcgtcttctcctaCGGTCGCGCATCACTCGCCTGAAGATTTCGGACTTTTCCCTAGCTACGCTGTTGGGCCCCACACAGtatagtcaggtgacaaaggcacttggtCAGTTTCTAcggatctgtggccttctgggtgaactgtga